One genomic window of Pungitius pungitius chromosome 11, fPunPun2.1, whole genome shotgun sequence includes the following:
- the rspo3 gene encoding R-spondin-3, producing the protein MQLQLISFVLIILHGMDYTGCQQHSSPRLRQHKQISGASSGCQQGGCLTCSDYNGCLSCKPRFFMHLERIGMKQIGVCMTSCPLGFYGTRSPERNTCTKCRSECDSCFNKNFCTRCRAGFYLHLGKCQENCPDGLVRSDTQRECVPGCPAECEACVNSETCARCRPGLYQLSGRCHHVCPEDYEPSDKLMECTPQVHCDVGEWSEWSPCSRSGRTCGFKRGKETRTRQVLQHPSPFGDPCADLSEFKECLVKRRKCPGGRKKNERREQRNRNNRKDKENQEGRRERKREREQERERDTGEREDLDNRNKTEHRHRRGHDTDAVSPEDSLVQ; encoded by the exons ATGCAATTGCAACTGATCTCCTTTGTTTTGATCATCTTGCATGGCATGGATTACACTGGTtgtcagcagcacagcagcccCAGGCTCCGGCAACATAAAC AGATCTCTGGTGCGAGCTCAGGGTGCCAGCAGGGTGGCTGTCTGACCTGCTCTGACTACAATGGCTGCCTGTCCTGCAAGCCGCGCTTCTTCATGCATTTGGAGCGGATCGGGATGAAGCAGATTGGCGTGTGcatgacttcctgtcctctgggATTTTATGGCACACGCTCCCCGGAAAGAAACACCTGCACGA AGTGCAGGTCGGAGTGCGACTCCTGCTTCAACAAGAACTTCTGCACACGCTGCCGGGCAGGATTCTACCTTCACCTTGGCAAGTGCCAGGAGAACTGCCCCGACGGGCTGGTCCGCAGCGACACGCAGAGGGAGTGCGTTCCCG GGTGCCCTGCAGAGTGCGAGGCATGTGTGAACAGTGAGACATGTGCACGGTGCCGGCCGGGCCTGTACCAGCTCAGTGGGAGGTGCCACCACGTCTGTCCGGAGGACTACGAGCCCAGTGACAAACTCATGGAGTGCACGCCACAAG tgcACTGCGACGTGGGGGAGTGGAGCGAGTGGAGCCCCTGCTCTCGTTCCGGGAGAACCTGTGGGTTCAAGCGGGGCAAGGAGACCCGCACGCGGCAGGTACTCCAGCACCCGTCGCCCTTTGGCGATCCCTGCGCCGACTTGTCAGAGTTCAAAGAGTGCCTGGTCAAGAGGAGGAAATGTCCAG GAGGACGGAAGAAGAATGAGCGAAGGGAACAGAGGAATCGCAACAACCGCAAAGATAAGGAGAACCAGGAGGGCCgacgggagaggaagagagaacgggagcaagagagggagagagacacggGTGAACGCGAAGACTTGGATAACAGGAACAAAACCGAGCACAGACACCGCAGGGGTCACGACACAGACGCAGTCTCCCCCGAAGACAGCCTCGTGCAGTAG